From Bradyrhizobium erythrophlei:
TGATCCTGAACGCCTTCATCGGCGCCGTTGTCCTGCTGCTGATCCTGCGACTGGTAGGCGGCGGCTGGGGCCGCAGACGCCGCTGGAGCTGATGGTTGTAGGGCCGTAGGATGGGTTGAGCTCTTCGCGAAACCCATCAACTCCGCGGCAATCGATGGGTATCGCTGCGCTCCACCCATCCTACAGGCTCCTCGCACCTACGATCCACGCACAGCAACTGCATCGAACCGGCGCTTGGGATGGACGAGCAGCCCGGCGCTCTCGACGATGCGCATTTCCCCGGTGCCGCGGAGTGCGGTTTGTTCCAGCACGGCGAAGATGGCGGAGGCGGCGTGCGCCAGCGCATCCGGCGTGTCCGATCCGCGCACTCGGGCGGACACGAATAGCGAGGCAAACAGGTCGCCGGTCCCGTTCGGATTGATGGGGAGTTTTGGTGTACGCACGCGCCAGGCTTTTGCGCGTTCGACGGCGAGGGTCTCGATCTCGCCGTCAGGCGTATCCGCGAGGTCGGCGCTGGTGACGACGACCGTCGATGGGCCGCGCGCCAGCAGCGTTTGCGCCAGCGCGATCATTTGATCAGACGTCGCGGCCTTCGCCCCGCAGAGGAATTCGAACTCGAAATGATTGGGGGTGATGATATCGGCAAGCGGGCACAGGCG
This genomic window contains:
- the pdxY gene encoding pyridoxal kinase PdxY, with product MTVISIQSQVAFGHVGNSAAVFPMQMHGIDVIAVPTTLLSNRPGYPTIRGRVLDAELVADLLLGVEERGALDTANTILSGYLGSPEIAAEVADFVSRAKARHPKLIYCCDPVLGDRDRGLFVQADIPPLVRDRLCPLADIITPNHFEFEFLCGAKAATSDQMIALAQTLLARGPSTVVVTSADLADTPDGEIETLAVERAKAWRVRTPKLPINPNGTGDLFASLFVSARVRGSDTPDALAHAASAIFAVLEQTALRGTGEMRIVESAGLLVHPKRRFDAVAVRGS